In the genome of Myxococcus stipitatus, one region contains:
- the asnS gene encoding asparagine--tRNA ligase, with the protein MQVVSVKQVLAGAVEAGTKVEVRGWVRTRRDSKAGISFVNVSDGSVFDPVQVVAPNSLPNYEKEILHLTAGCSVVCRGTLVTSQGKGQAYEVQADEVQVLGFVDDPDTYPIQPKQHTLEFLRDVAHLRVRTNTFSAVTRVRHRAANAIHNFFDQEGFFWVNTPIITASDAEGAGQMFRVSTLDAVNPPRTPEGKIDWHKDFFGKEAYLTVSGQLNVEAYCLAMSKVYTFGPTFRAENSNTTRHLAEFWMIEPEIAFADLNADADLAERFLKHVFKAVLQDCGPDFKFFEERVQKGVTERLEKFIQSSFERIDYTEAIEILKRAKKKFEYAPEWGKDLQTEHERYLAEEHVGRPVVVMNYPEAIKAFYMRINEDGKTVAAMDVLAPGIGEIIGGSQREERLDVLDARMRRFGLDPAHYQWYRDLRRYGSVPHAGFGLGFERLIVYMCGLQNIRDAIPYPRVPGSAQF; encoded by the coding sequence ATGCAGGTCGTCAGTGTGAAGCAGGTCCTCGCCGGCGCGGTGGAGGCTGGGACGAAGGTGGAGGTCCGTGGCTGGGTGCGCACCCGGCGCGACTCGAAGGCGGGCATCAGCTTCGTCAACGTGAGCGATGGCTCGGTGTTCGACCCCGTCCAGGTGGTCGCCCCCAATTCGCTGCCCAACTACGAGAAGGAGATCCTCCACCTCACCGCGGGCTGCTCCGTCGTCTGCCGCGGCACGCTGGTGACGTCCCAGGGCAAGGGACAGGCCTACGAGGTCCAGGCGGACGAGGTCCAGGTGCTGGGCTTCGTGGACGACCCGGACACGTACCCCATCCAGCCCAAGCAGCACACGCTGGAGTTCCTGCGCGACGTGGCGCACCTGCGCGTGCGCACCAACACGTTCAGCGCCGTGACGCGCGTGCGTCACCGGGCGGCCAACGCCATCCACAACTTCTTCGACCAGGAGGGCTTCTTCTGGGTCAACACGCCCATCATCACCGCCAGCGACGCCGAGGGCGCCGGGCAGATGTTCCGCGTGTCCACGCTGGACGCCGTCAACCCGCCGCGCACGCCGGAAGGGAAGATTGACTGGCACAAGGACTTCTTCGGCAAGGAGGCGTACCTCACCGTCTCCGGCCAGCTCAACGTGGAGGCGTACTGCCTGGCCATGTCGAAGGTCTACACCTTCGGCCCCACGTTCCGCGCGGAGAACTCCAACACCACGCGCCACCTGGCCGAGTTCTGGATGATCGAGCCGGAGATTGCCTTCGCGGACCTCAACGCGGACGCGGACCTGGCCGAGCGCTTCCTCAAGCACGTCTTCAAGGCGGTGCTCCAGGACTGCGGTCCGGACTTCAAGTTCTTCGAGGAGCGCGTGCAGAAGGGCGTCACGGAGCGCCTGGAGAAGTTCATCCAGTCGAGCTTCGAGCGCATCGACTACACGGAGGCGATCGAAATCCTCAAGCGCGCGAAGAAGAAGTTCGAGTACGCGCCCGAGTGGGGCAAGGACCTGCAGACGGAGCACGAGCGCTACCTGGCCGAGGAGCACGTGGGCCGGCCCGTCGTCGTGATGAACTACCCGGAGGCCATCAAGGCCTTCTACATGCGCATCAACGAGGACGGGAAGACGGTGGCGGCCATGGACGTGCTGGCCCCGGGCATCGGCGAAATCATCGGCGGCAGCCAGCGCGAGGAGCGCCTGGACGTGCTGGACGCGCGCATGCGGCGCTTCGGCTTGGACCCGGCCCACTACCAGTGGTACCGGGACCTGCGCCGCTACGGCTCGGTGCCGCACGCGGGCTTCGGGCTCGGCTTCGAGCGGCTCATCGTCTACATGTGCGGCCTGCAGAACATCCGCGACGCGATTCCCTATCCGCGCGTCCCTGGCTCGGCGCAGTTCTAA
- a CDS encoding IS630 family transposase: MRRRPESEKALPEGKGRQWLKRKQRRALLRWAARSGCPLTYRRCMAVAAVGRGASCHAVARALECATSTVVSAVRRYREGGRQELRDRRENNGRAKVDERFRERLVRVLAGTPEDWGWCRPTWTRELLCQELARRGLARVSVATMGRTLASLGARLKAAKPIVECPWPGWKRRRRLHELRCLEVYGPSKEPVLHVDEVDIHLNPKVGRDWCLPGHRRVVVTPGNNQKRYLAGALNVRTGKLTWVEGRSKASMLFVQLLWRLASTYRRARRIHLVLDNAAVHSSRKTRKALAQFGGRFVLHFLPPYCPQGNRIERVWLDLHANVTRNHRCRTMDRLMARVHAYLTARSAQHSASPSLRRADLRRTA; the protein is encoded by the coding sequence GTGCGCAGAAGACCTGAGAGCGAGAAGGCCCTGCCCGAGGGCAAAGGTAGGCAGTGGTTGAAGAGAAAGCAGCGGCGAGCGCTGCTTCGGTGGGCAGCCAGGAGCGGCTGCCCGCTCACCTACCGCAGATGCATGGCGGTGGCGGCCGTGGGGCGAGGAGCTTCGTGCCATGCCGTCGCTCGAGCGTTGGAGTGCGCGACCTCGACGGTGGTGAGCGCGGTCCGCCGCTACCGGGAGGGCGGGCGGCAGGAACTTCGGGACAGGAGGGAGAACAACGGACGCGCCAAGGTGGACGAGCGGTTCCGCGAGCGGCTGGTACGAGTGCTGGCGGGGACACCGGAGGATTGGGGCTGGTGTCGTCCGACGTGGACACGGGAGTTGCTGTGCCAGGAATTGGCGCGCCGAGGCTTGGCGCGCGTGTCGGTGGCCACCATGGGGCGCACCCTCGCCTCGCTCGGCGCGCGGCTCAAGGCGGCCAAGCCCATCGTCGAGTGTCCTTGGCCCGGGTGGAAGCGACGCCGTCGGCTCCACGAGTTGAGGTGTCTCGAGGTGTACGGCCCTTCCAAGGAACCCGTTCTCCATGTGGACGAAGTCGACATCCACCTCAATCCCAAGGTGGGACGTGATTGGTGCCTGCCTGGGCACAGGCGAGTGGTGGTGACGCCCGGCAACAATCAGAAGCGCTACCTGGCTGGAGCTCTCAATGTCCGCACGGGGAAGCTGACGTGGGTGGAGGGAAGGAGCAAAGCCAGCATGCTCTTCGTCCAGCTCCTCTGGCGTCTGGCGAGTACCTATCGGCGCGCTCGCCGCATCCACCTCGTCCTCGACAACGCCGCCGTCCACTCGAGCAGGAAGACGCGCAAGGCGCTCGCGCAGTTCGGCGGGCGATTCGTCCTCCACTTCCTGCCGCCCTACTGCCCTCAGGGCAATCGCATCGAGCGGGTGTGGCTCGACCTGCACGCCAATGTCACCCGCAATCACCGCTGCCGCACCATGGACCGGCTCATGGCCCGGGTACATGCCTACCTCACAGCTCGCTCAGCCCAGCACTCTGCCAGTCCATCCCTGCGCCGCGCCGACCTCAGGCGCACCGCCTGA
- a CDS encoding IS4 family transposase has translation MPSADEGAFDRLCASLAPEWVEAALEATGTATVRKRRLPAEQVIWLVLGMALYRHRPIAELVERLDLALPGARPKPIARSAVAQARSRVGEEPLKWLFEKSADAWAHASARRHAWRGLALYGVDGTTARVPDSKENRKHFGGQVVGRGGGLSGYPMVRLVTLMALRSHLLAAAHFGPYGTDEREYALKVWPQVPDGSLCVLDRHFLNADILVPLARDGKNRHWLLRAKKNTAWRTVKRLGKGEEVVEMEVSYRTRQKDDSLPMRFVARAIRYQRKGFQPQWLLTSLLDAEAFPASEVVALYHERWELELGYDEVKTEMLERQEAIRSQKPGGVAQELWGVGLAYNLVRLEMERIAEEASVPPTRISFVMALRLIRDEWMWLAGASPGAIPKHLRRLREEVKRFILPLRRSHRRYPRAVKIKMSSYPRKRPRPVRRVRSRRPLRHVRS, from the coding sequence TTGCCCTCTGCGGATGAGGGGGCGTTCGACCGGCTGTGCGCGAGTCTCGCCCCGGAGTGGGTGGAGGCGGCGCTGGAGGCGACGGGGACAGCCACCGTCCGGAAACGTCGGCTACCCGCGGAGCAGGTCATCTGGCTGGTGCTGGGCATGGCGCTGTACCGGCACCGCCCCATCGCCGAGCTGGTGGAGCGGCTGGACCTGGCATTGCCTGGTGCCAGGCCGAAGCCGATTGCGAGGAGCGCGGTGGCGCAGGCCCGCTCTCGAGTAGGAGAGGAGCCGCTGAAGTGGCTCTTCGAGAAGAGCGCGGACGCGTGGGCCCACGCCAGCGCGCGTCGGCATGCATGGAGGGGGCTGGCCCTGTATGGAGTAGACGGCACGACAGCCCGGGTGCCGGACTCGAAGGAAAACCGAAAGCACTTTGGAGGACAGGTGGTCGGCCGGGGAGGAGGCCTCAGCGGCTACCCCATGGTTCGACTGGTCACGCTGATGGCCCTGCGCAGCCACCTGCTGGCGGCGGCGCACTTCGGGCCCTACGGGACGGATGAGCGCGAGTACGCCCTGAAGGTGTGGCCCCAGGTACCGGACGGTTCGCTGTGCGTGCTGGACCGCCACTTTCTCAACGCCGACATCCTCGTGCCGTTGGCGAGGGACGGGAAGAACCGCCACTGGCTGCTGCGCGCGAAGAAGAACACCGCCTGGCGCACGGTAAAGCGTTTAGGAAAAGGAGAGGAAGTGGTGGAAATGGAGGTGAGCTACCGCACCCGTCAGAAGGACGACTCCTTGCCCATGCGCTTCGTGGCACGTGCCATCCGTTACCAGCGCAAAGGCTTTCAGCCCCAGTGGTTGCTGACCTCGTTGCTGGACGCCGAAGCCTTCCCCGCCAGCGAAGTGGTGGCCCTCTACCACGAGAGGTGGGAGCTGGAACTCGGCTATGACGAGGTGAAGACGGAGATGCTGGAGAGGCAAGAGGCCATCCGCAGCCAGAAGCCCGGTGGGGTCGCCCAGGAACTCTGGGGCGTGGGATTGGCCTACAATCTGGTGCGGCTGGAGATGGAGCGCATTGCCGAAGAGGCCAGTGTGCCTCCCACCCGAATCAGCTTCGTCATGGCCCTGCGTCTCATCCGCGACGAGTGGATGTGGCTGGCCGGCGCGAGCCCCGGAGCGATTCCCAAACATCTGCGACGCCTGCGAGAAGAGGTAAAACGCTTCATCCTCCCGCTGCGGCGAAGCCATAGACGCTATCCGCGTGCGGTGAAAATCAAGATGAGCAGCTACCCACGGAAGCGTCCCCGCCCAGTCCGTCGAGTACGCTCCCGCAGGCCGCTACGTCATGTCCGTTCCTAA
- a CDS encoding CotH kinase family protein — protein MLACVVVLTLACGGSPPPDAPPPVAPQEEPPDAGPPEPQETPDSGTPVPQEVPDAGPRCSPTAGEPRWLTEGQSLTATVTCSTGAPPTGMRFAVDNLPPGATFDAATATLRWTPGRDQAAVWNLVFREQGSGETGTLKVGVAENDGAPGNVRIVDPVAYTEEYGLPVFHLTYPTPPGLTGGGYRPAQLTYRGHTYAIEAKFRGATSGAFPKRSLTLKFPDEDLFNEPVFGDGFLARKRVALISTFNDNSYVRTRLAFDLWNRMSKEHVRIPVYSAVVYANNRFMGLFTVADLPHKRLMAQSGMDKDSDLFKAVEKEANFSRLRRDGQPKASLREGFEKKVGEPPMGEAHAWDHLEAFVAFVADSDDATFRTQFPQRANLRDYQDWWIFNTLILGTDSQGKNAYHAYDPGTKGPWRFIPWDLDASLGQNFDTTRTWPTTRMNFASQNRIFERLLGDPTFARPMRERYQALLRNELKLENVLALIDRYEKETSAVAKRDWARWQLEYRAFGKPGSIGAGNFPQWYLRTDFNTYEQELEYVRQWVRTRWPALQSQLP, from the coding sequence GTGCTGGCATGTGTCGTGGTTCTGACGCTGGCGTGTGGAGGAAGCCCGCCCCCGGATGCGCCGCCGCCCGTCGCCCCTCAAGAGGAGCCACCCGACGCGGGCCCACCGGAGCCGCAGGAGACGCCCGACTCAGGCACGCCGGTGCCGCAGGAGGTCCCCGACGCGGGGCCTCGGTGCAGCCCCACCGCGGGCGAGCCTCGCTGGCTCACCGAGGGCCAATCCCTGACCGCCACCGTGACGTGCTCCACCGGCGCCCCGCCGACGGGGATGCGCTTCGCCGTGGACAACCTGCCTCCGGGTGCCACCTTCGACGCGGCCACGGCCACGCTGCGCTGGACGCCGGGCCGGGACCAGGCGGCCGTGTGGAACCTGGTCTTCCGTGAGCAGGGCTCCGGCGAGACGGGCACCCTCAAGGTGGGCGTGGCGGAGAACGACGGCGCCCCGGGCAACGTGCGCATCGTCGACCCGGTGGCCTACACCGAGGAGTATGGCCTCCCCGTCTTCCACCTCACCTACCCCACCCCGCCGGGCCTCACGGGCGGCGGCTACCGGCCCGCGCAGCTCACCTACCGGGGACACACCTACGCCATCGAGGCCAAGTTCCGGGGCGCCACCTCCGGCGCCTTCCCCAAGCGCAGCCTCACGCTGAAGTTTCCCGACGAGGACCTCTTCAACGAGCCCGTCTTCGGCGACGGCTTCCTCGCGCGAAAGCGCGTGGCGCTCATCTCCACGTTCAACGACAACTCCTACGTGCGCACGCGGCTGGCGTTCGACCTGTGGAACCGCATGTCGAAGGAGCACGTCCGCATCCCCGTCTACAGCGCCGTCGTCTACGCCAACAACCGCTTCATGGGCCTCTTCACGGTGGCCGACCTGCCGCACAAGAGGCTGATGGCCCAGAGCGGCATGGACAAGGACTCGGACCTCTTCAAGGCCGTGGAGAAGGAGGCCAACTTCTCCCGCCTGCGCCGGGACGGACAGCCCAAGGCGTCCCTGCGCGAGGGCTTCGAGAAGAAGGTCGGCGAGCCCCCCATGGGCGAGGCCCACGCGTGGGACCACCTGGAGGCCTTCGTCGCCTTCGTCGCGGACTCCGACGACGCGACGTTCCGCACCCAGTTCCCCCAGCGCGCCAACCTGCGCGACTACCAGGACTGGTGGATCTTCAACACGCTCATCCTGGGGACGGACTCCCAAGGCAAGAACGCCTACCACGCCTATGACCCGGGCACGAAAGGCCCCTGGCGCTTCATCCCGTGGGACCTGGACGCGAGCCTGGGCCAGAACTTCGACACCACGCGCACCTGGCCCACCACCCGGATGAACTTCGCCTCGCAGAACCGCATCTTCGAGCGGCTGCTGGGGGACCCCACCTTCGCCAGGCCCATGCGCGAGCGCTACCAGGCGCTCCTGCGCAACGAGCTGAAGCTGGAGAACGTGCTCGCGCTCATCGACCGCTACGAGAAGGAGACCTCGGCCGTGGCGAAGCGGGACTGGGCGCGGTGGCAACTGGAGTACCGCGCGTTCGGCAAGCCCGGGAGCATCGGCGCGGGCAACTTCCCCCAATGGTACCTGCGCACCGACTTCAACACCTACGAGCAGGAACTGGAGTACGTGCGCCAGTGGGTGCGCACCCGCTGGCCCGCGCTCCAGTCCCAGCTCCCCTGA